In a single window of the Salvelinus namaycush isolate Seneca chromosome 18, SaNama_1.0, whole genome shotgun sequence genome:
- the LOC120062758 gene encoding regulator of G-protein signaling 7-binding protein A-like isoform X1 has product MSSAPNGRKNRPRSAGNIFQIGKAPYRDSERRESTESTRKAQRAVADCRMIVQEFNTLVALYRELVISIGEISVDCPSLRAEMHKTRTKGCEMARAANQSLSVISGPEDGEIHPEICRLFIQLQCCLEMYITEMLKSVCLLGSLQLHRKGKDCCGPPRIDSKMDESSDIPILEDTSSPMDCHQLCWLVTTDIDNTERDMREMKNLLSKLREAMPLPLKNQDDSSLLNLTPYPLVRQRKRWFFGLCCLVTS; this is encoded by the exons ATGAGTTCTGCACCGAATGGGCGCAAGAACCGCCCCAGATCCGCCGGGAACATCTTCCAGATCGGCAAGGCTCCCTACCGAGACTcggagaggagggagagcacGGAGAGCACCCGCAAAGCCCAGCGCGCCGTGGCGGACTGCAGAATG ATTGTGCAGGAGTTTAACACGCTTGTGGCGCTGTATCGTGAGCTGGTCATCTCCATTGGCGAGATCTCTGTCGATTGCCCGTCGTTACGGGCCGAGATGCACAAGACCCGAACTAAAGGCTGCGAGATGGCGAGAGCCGCAAACCAGAGCCTGTCAGTCATTTCAGG GCCTGAGGACGGAGAAATTCACCCAGAGATCTGCAGGCTCTTCATCCAGCTGCAGTGCTGTCTGGAGATGTACATCACAGAGATGctcaagtctgtctgtctgctgggaTCCCTGCAGCTCCACAGGAAAG ggaaGGATTGCTGTGGGCCTCCCAGGATTGACAGTAAGATGGATGAGAGCTCAGACATCCCCATTCTAGAAGACACCTCCTCCCCCATGGACTGTCATCAACTCTGCTGGCTGGTCACCACAGACATAGACAATACTGAGAG GGACATGAGAGAGATGAAGAACCTTCTCAGTAAACTCAGGGAGGCGATGCCTTTACCACTGAAGAACCAAG ATGACAGCAGCTTGCTGAACCTAACTCCCTACCCACTGGTCCGACAGAGGAAGAGATGGTTCTTTGGGCTCTGTTGCCTGGTAACCAGCTAA
- the LOC120062758 gene encoding regulator of G-protein signaling 7-binding protein A-like isoform X2 has product MYITEMLKSVCLLGSLQLHRKGKDCCGPPRIDSKMDESSDIPILEDTSSPMDCHQLCWLVTTDIDNTERWAHCGHERDEEPSQ; this is encoded by the exons ATGTACATCACAGAGATGctcaagtctgtctgtctgctgggaTCCCTGCAGCTCCACAGGAAAG ggaaGGATTGCTGTGGGCCTCCCAGGATTGACAGTAAGATGGATGAGAGCTCAGACATCCCCATTCTAGAAGACACCTCCTCCCCCATGGACTGTCATCAACTCTGCTGGCTGGTCACCACAGACATAGACAATACTGAGAGGTgggcccactgt GGACATGAGAGAGATGAAGAACCTTCTCAGTAA